AAAACTTATGGACCTATTTGTTATGTTGCAGGTTCATATATTTGTTTGTCGGTATTGGAGCCGTTGTTGTAATCGCATCTTGATGTGGTTGCATTGGAGCAACAACAAAGAACGGTTGGAAAGCcttatatttatttcatcaatattttgaaaTGATGGGTGTTATGATGTTGGAGAACTTATGATTTGGATGAATGGGAACATTTTCAGTCAAATCTTGAGATCTTACCTGTATAGCTTTCTATTTCAAGTTTATTTTGATGAGTTTTGGATCATTTGGGCTTAATCCAGAGTCGTTCACATGTTAGGGGTGATTCACAAGAATGGATGTGGAAGTGGATGGTCTTGAACTTTTGACCACACTTGTCCCTTGTGCAAAACCTCAAGTTCAACAAGTTTTGACTTTCGCCTCTAAAGGTTTGTCCTTTGAGCAATTGGAGGTTAAAAGTTTCAAGGCCACGTTTTTTTAAGGTCATCGGGTGTAATTCCCTCCATGTCAAGGGGAGATGGATTGGATAACATTTTCAATTTCTCCTCTTACCCTTGTTGCGCTACACTTAGCGTCAAAAGTTTGGTGTTGTACTagtatttcttcattttttatcttgtagTGTTTTTGTAACTAGTATTTCCTCTTTGATCAACCATGAAAGTGAATCTATCATATGAATTTTTGTTGGTTATTACCTTCACCGTTTCTTTTATCGTTTTATTTACTTCCAATCTGAAAAGTTGATCGCACAAGATGTTGAAGAGATGACGGGAGAAGACAAGCTTACAATCCTTGGCCCGAATAATATCCCGTTCTAAGAAAGTCTTGAGCACCACCATAACAAGTTCTTCTCTATAATTTCACCATGTTACCCAGTAGGTTGTATTTTTTTACTGGGGCCTACTTTGCTGGCATACAGGCTGATCCTGATGGAGTTCAGATAAATGTGCGTTATGCTTTTGGGATGCAGTACCAGCATATTTTTTCACTTATGTGTCATGTCCACCCCAGCCTCATGTCTTTTGTTTTAAGCCATGCTCCCATTCGAATCCCAGATCTTGGTATGATGATCAGGCAGTCTTACAAGTTGCAGCGAATGAGGGTAAGTTCTagcttgatttttcttttgtatagatttatacgtTTTTGATACTTTTGAGACTAGATACAATAAC
This portion of the Capsicum annuum cultivar UCD-10X-F1 unplaced genomic scaffold, UCD10Xv1.1 ctg5318, whole genome shotgun sequence genome encodes:
- the LOC107852306 gene encoding GRR1-like protein 1 (The sequence of the model RefSeq protein was modified relative to this genomic sequence to represent the inferred CDS: added 59 bases not found in genome assembly), coding for MLPSRLYFFTGAYFAGIQADPDGVQINVRYAFGMQYQHIFSLMCHVHPSLMSFVLSHAPIRIPDLGMMIRQSYKLQRMRVRGYVDEIGLEDIATYFKDLETLGNFLMRKNRMYP